One Agrococcus jenensis genomic region harbors:
- a CDS encoding helix-turn-helix domain-containing protein — protein sequence MVRLPLTPADVERGRRLGAVLRRARGDRTMLSVALDAGVSPETLRKIEAGRVATPAFSTVAAIAAVLGLSLDAVWADIDAHGRERVAREQLAS from the coding sequence ATGGTCAGACTGCCGCTCACCCCCGCCGACGTGGAGCGCGGCCGGCGCCTCGGTGCCGTACTGCGGCGCGCCAGGGGCGATCGCACGATGCTGTCGGTGGCGCTCGACGCGGGCGTCTCGCCCGAGACGCTCCGCAAGATCGAGGCCGGCCGCGTCGCGACGCCCGCCTTCTCGACCGTCGCGGCGATCGCCGCCGTGCTCGGCCTGTCGCTCGACGCGGTCTGGGCCGACATCGATGCGCACGGTCGGGAGCGCGTCGCCCGCGAGCAGCTCGCCTCCTAG
- the map gene encoding type I methionyl aminopeptidase — MIEILNPAELGRARITGRIVADILQALRARTAVGTNLLEIDRWAQAMIAEAGAVSCYVDYAPSFGRGPFGHSICTGVNDAVLHGLPHDHALADGDLLTLDLAVSKDGIAADAAISFVVGDSRPAESLAMIEATERALAAGIAAADPGARIGDISHAIGSVLTEAGYPINTEFGGHGIGSTMHQDPHVANTGRPGRGYRLRPGLLLALEPWIMQDTATLVVDADGWTLRSATGARTAHSEHTIAITDDGAEILTLPTTGR, encoded by the coding sequence ATGATCGAGATCCTGAACCCTGCCGAGCTCGGGCGCGCGAGGATCACCGGCCGGATCGTCGCTGACATCCTGCAGGCGCTCCGCGCACGCACCGCGGTGGGCACCAACCTGCTCGAGATCGACCGCTGGGCGCAGGCCATGATCGCCGAGGCCGGCGCCGTCTCCTGCTACGTCGACTACGCGCCGTCGTTCGGCCGCGGACCGTTCGGCCACTCCATCTGCACGGGCGTCAACGACGCGGTGCTGCACGGCCTGCCGCACGACCACGCGCTCGCCGACGGCGACCTGCTGACCCTCGACCTCGCCGTCTCGAAGGACGGCATCGCCGCCGACGCCGCCATCAGCTTCGTGGTCGGCGACAGCCGACCCGCCGAGAGCCTGGCGATGATCGAGGCGACGGAGCGCGCGCTCGCCGCGGGCATCGCCGCGGCCGACCCCGGCGCCCGCATCGGGGACATCTCGCACGCGATCGGCAGCGTGCTCACCGAGGCCGGCTACCCGATCAACACGGAGTTCGGCGGGCACGGCATCGGCTCGACGATGCACCAGGACCCGCACGTCGCCAACACCGGGCGGCCCGGCCGCGGCTACCGCCTGCGACCCGGCCTGCTGCTCGCGCTCGAGCCGTGGATCATGCAGGACACCGCGACGCTGGTCGTCGACGCCGACGGCTGGACGCTCCGCAGCGCGACGGGCGCCCGCACGGCGCACAGCGAGCACACGATCGCGATCACCGACGACGGCGCCGAGATCCTCACGCTGCCCACGACGGGGCGCTGA
- a CDS encoding asparaginase, translating into MPTTELLAVVERDGFIESQHRGVAVLIDPDGTVIEAHGDVAAPFLARSALKPLFAAALLDAGLVELLPAHAALASASHWADQEHLDTAQAMAERLGVAEDGLRCPPMKAPDGSMRRFAHMCVGKHIALAAAARALGTPSDYWADDHQLADVLRQGVATAAGEPIIGLAHDGCGALVFPTSLVGLARAFRRLAPDAIGGGRAVGDAMRAHPTLIDGAGRPDAVVIAETGCATKFGAEGTQAMVAPDGTTAVVKTADGARRAGAPVALTMLERAGAIPEGTLERLTEPLGLLQLSADVAVGRLRPVV; encoded by the coding sequence GTGCCCACCACCGAGCTCCTCGCCGTCGTCGAGCGCGACGGCTTCATCGAGTCCCAGCACCGAGGCGTCGCGGTCCTGATCGATCCCGACGGCACCGTGATCGAAGCGCATGGCGACGTCGCGGCGCCCTTCCTCGCCCGCAGCGCGCTCAAGCCGCTCTTCGCCGCGGCGCTGCTCGACGCGGGCCTCGTGGAGCTCCTGCCGGCGCACGCGGCGCTCGCGAGCGCGAGCCACTGGGCCGATCAGGAGCACCTCGACACCGCGCAGGCGATGGCCGAGCGCCTGGGCGTCGCCGAGGACGGGCTGCGCTGCCCGCCGATGAAGGCGCCGGACGGCTCGATGCGCCGCTTCGCGCACATGTGCGTCGGCAAGCACATCGCGCTCGCCGCGGCGGCCCGCGCGCTCGGCACGCCCAGCGACTACTGGGCCGACGACCACCAGCTCGCCGACGTGCTGCGCCAGGGCGTCGCGACCGCCGCCGGTGAGCCCATCATCGGCCTGGCGCACGACGGCTGCGGCGCGCTCGTCTTCCCCACCTCGCTCGTCGGGCTCGCGCGCGCCTTCCGCCGGCTCGCGCCCGACGCGATCGGGGGCGGACGAGCCGTCGGCGACGCGATGCGGGCGCATCCGACGCTCATCGACGGCGCGGGACGCCCCGATGCCGTCGTGATCGCCGAGACCGGATGCGCCACGAAGTTCGGCGCGGAGGGCACGCAGGCGATGGTCGCCCCCGACGGCACCACCGCGGTGGTGAAGACGGCCGACGGCGCGCGCCGCGCCGGCGCGCCGGTCGCGCTCACGATGCTCGAGCGCGCGGGGGCCATCCCCGAGGGCACCCTCGAGCGCCTGACCGAGCCGCTCGGCCTGCTGCAGCTGAGCGCCGACGTCGCGGTCGGACGCCTGCGCCCCGTCGTCTAG
- a CDS encoding FKBP-type peptidyl-prolyl cis-trans isomerase has protein sequence MTEKPQIDAPEGPAPTELQITDITVGDGEEAVTGKQVSVHYVGVTHSTGEEFDASYNRGAPLDFPLGVGMVIKGWEQGIEGMRVGGRRQLVIPPHLAYGERGAGGAIGPNETLIFVCDLVAVR, from the coding sequence ATGACTGAGAAGCCCCAGATCGACGCCCCCGAGGGCCCCGCCCCCACCGAGCTCCAGATCACCGACATCACCGTCGGCGACGGCGAGGAGGCGGTGACCGGCAAGCAGGTCAGCGTCCACTACGTCGGCGTCACGCACTCCACCGGTGAGGAGTTCGACGCCTCCTACAACCGCGGCGCCCCGCTCGACTTCCCGCTCGGCGTCGGCATGGTCATCAAGGGCTGGGAGCAGGGCATCGAGGGCATGCGCGTCGGCGGCCGCCGCCAGCTCGTCATCCCGCCCCACCTCGCCTACGGCGAGCGCGGCGCCGGCGGCGCCATCGGCCCGAACGAGACGCTCATCTTCGTCTGCGACCTGGTCGCCGTCCGCTGA
- a CDS encoding type 1 glutamine amidotransferase, with product MARSVLFIKHIEYETGGHAATLTSHLPTREAVFPAQLPALDEIAGVVITGGQMSAAEEHEHPSLALTADLALRAIDAEIPVLGLCLGHQIIGRALGGEHREGAVDEVGIIDIDVLAPDPWLGEHVGRVGAMRWNSDVVALPPGATLLATSATVENEAFRYGSAVGMQFHLEADDRVMRLWDSVASPTLSELRSPDAVAAWRAHLATDPTLQGVVQRGFAAFAEACALRL from the coding sequence GTGGCACGTTCCGTCCTGTTCATCAAGCACATCGAGTACGAGACGGGCGGGCACGCGGCGACGCTCACGTCGCACCTGCCGACGCGCGAGGCCGTCTTCCCCGCGCAGCTGCCAGCGCTCGACGAGATCGCGGGCGTCGTCATCACGGGCGGGCAGATGAGCGCGGCGGAGGAGCACGAGCACCCGTCGCTCGCGCTGACGGCCGACCTCGCGCTGCGCGCGATCGATGCGGAGATCCCGGTGCTCGGGCTCTGCCTCGGCCACCAGATCATCGGGCGCGCGCTCGGCGGCGAGCACCGCGAGGGCGCGGTCGACGAGGTGGGCATCATCGACATCGACGTGCTCGCGCCGGACCCGTGGCTCGGCGAGCACGTCGGCCGCGTCGGCGCGATGCGCTGGAACAGCGACGTCGTCGCCCTCCCACCCGGCGCCACGCTGCTCGCGACGAGCGCGACGGTCGAGAACGAGGCGTTCCGCTACGGATCCGCGGTCGGCATGCAGTTCCACCTCGAGGCGGACGACCGGGTCATGCGGCTCTGGGACTCGGTCGCGTCGCCGACGCTGTCGGAGCTGCGGAGCCCGGACGCCGTGGCCGCGTGGCGCGCGCACCTCGCCACCGACCCCACCCTGCAGGGTGTCGTGCAGCGCGGGTTCGCCGCGTTCGCGGAGGCGTGCGCGCTGCGGCTGTAG
- a CDS encoding Type 1 glutamine amidotransferase-like domain-containing protein yields MKLLLTSMGVTNPSIADALERLLGKPIAESSALIIPTAAYPFAEGPWMAREAISGTAPGPLSELGWRSLGVLELTALPTIREESWVPAVRDADALLVWGGDVLYLSHWMRESGLADLLPSLAETVYVGVSAGSIAVTAYNCDAEFDLQFVPDGSEMALEAERTLGLVDFALVPHLVGDGADGASLAVVQRWAAGIPAPTYAIDDATAIVVVDGAVEVVSEGTWELLQP; encoded by the coding sequence GTGAAGCTCCTGCTCACGTCGATGGGTGTCACCAACCCGAGCATCGCCGATGCCCTCGAGCGGCTGCTCGGCAAGCCCATCGCCGAGTCGAGCGCGCTCATCATCCCCACGGCCGCGTACCCGTTCGCCGAAGGACCCTGGATGGCGCGCGAGGCGATCTCCGGCACGGCGCCAGGGCCGCTGAGCGAGCTCGGCTGGAGATCGCTCGGCGTGCTCGAGCTCACGGCGCTGCCGACCATCCGCGAGGAGAGCTGGGTGCCCGCGGTGCGGGATGCCGACGCCCTGCTCGTCTGGGGCGGCGACGTGCTGTACCTGAGCCACTGGATGCGCGAGTCCGGCCTGGCGGACCTCCTCCCCTCGCTCGCCGAGACGGTCTACGTGGGGGTGAGCGCCGGCAGCATCGCGGTGACGGCGTACAACTGCGACGCCGAGTTCGACCTGCAGTTCGTGCCCGACGGCAGCGAGATGGCGCTCGAGGCCGAGCGCACGCTCGGGCTGGTCGACTTCGCGCTCGTGCCGCACCTCGTCGGCGACGGTGCGGATGGCGCCTCGCTCGCCGTCGTGCAGCGATGGGCGGCAGGCATCCCCGCTCCGACGTACGCCATCGACGACGCGACCGCGATCGTGGTGGTCGACGGTGCGGTGGAGGTCGTCTCCGAGGGCACCTGGGAGCTGCTGCAGCCCTAG
- a CDS encoding SDR family oxidoreductase, with the protein MPRRPYDITIPDLTGRRAVVTGASDGMGLGIATRLARAGADVVMPVRSMRKGETAVARIRAEQPDARLTLAQLDLASLASIAALGERLRAEGEPIHLLINNAGVMTPPERQTTADGFELQLGTNHLGHFALTGQLLPLLRAGRARVTSQASIAARSGAIHWEDLQWERSYDGMRAYQQSKIAVGLFALELSRRSRSGGWGITSNLSHPGVAPTSLLAARPEVGRAQDTPQVRVIRWLSARGLLVGTVESAALPALMAATTADAEDGGFYGPQGPGSVGGPPGRQSLWPPLRSTEGARLWEISETLTGVRFD; encoded by the coding sequence ATGCCACGCAGACCGTACGACATCACCATCCCCGACCTGACCGGCAGGCGCGCGGTCGTCACCGGCGCGAGCGACGGCATGGGCCTCGGCATCGCGACGCGGCTGGCCCGCGCCGGTGCCGACGTCGTCATGCCGGTGCGGAGCATGCGGAAGGGCGAGACGGCGGTCGCTCGCATCCGCGCGGAGCAGCCGGATGCGCGGCTCACGCTCGCGCAGCTCGACCTCGCGTCGCTCGCCTCGATCGCTGCGCTCGGCGAGCGGCTGCGCGCCGAGGGCGAGCCGATCCACCTGCTCATCAACAACGCCGGGGTCATGACGCCGCCCGAGCGGCAGACGACCGCCGACGGCTTCGAGCTGCAGCTCGGCACGAACCACCTCGGTCACTTCGCGCTCACCGGGCAGCTGCTGCCGCTGCTGAGGGCCGGTCGCGCGCGCGTGACCTCGCAGGCGAGCATCGCGGCCCGCAGCGGCGCGATCCACTGGGAGGACCTGCAGTGGGAGCGCTCCTACGACGGCATGCGCGCCTATCAGCAGTCGAAGATCGCGGTGGGGCTGTTCGCGCTCGAGCTGAGCCGCCGCAGCCGCAGCGGCGGGTGGGGGATCACGAGCAACCTCTCGCACCCCGGCGTCGCGCCGACGAGCCTGCTCGCGGCACGACCGGAGGTCGGCAGGGCGCAGGACACCCCGCAGGTGCGGGTGATCCGCTGGCTCTCGGCTCGCGGGCTGCTCGTCGGCACCGTCGAGAGCGCGGCGCTGCCGGCGCTCATGGCCGCGACGACTGCAGACGCGGAGGACGGCGGGTTCTACGGTCCGCAAGGGCCGGGCAGCGTCGGCGGTCCTCCTGGACGGCAGTCGCTCTGGCCGCCGCTCCGCAGCACGGAGGGCGCGAGGCTGTGGGAGATCTCGGAGACCCTGACGGGCGTGCGGTTCGACTGA
- a CDS encoding cation:proton antiporter, giving the protein MHDVATEVTLVVVVGILLIGAVATIANRIGVAAPLLLVLLGAVIALVPGSPEIVVPPEVFLTIILPPLLYTAALRVPAVDFRRNLRVIGYLSVVLVALSALAVALVLQSIWPVIGFAAALALGAVVAPPDAVAATALGKRLGLPPRVVTILEGEGLLNDATALVLLTTAVAAIERPGSSEVEGAALVGDFALAVVVALAVGLVVGYATVLIRQLAGDRAIDTAISIATPFVSFLAAESLRGSGIVAVVVTGLVIGNRSQIRIRATRRAQESATWSTFSVIVENGVFLTMGMQLPAVITAVDEGERHLAGVVAVGLLLCAVLLAVRLAALPPLLAWLRHHAGRVQRGHARLAERLDSVDTSTKRGARLRYAHIVRGHDITALRDQRLGWRDTLAIGWAGMRGVVTVAAVQTLPADTPMRAELVLAAFVVAIVTLLVQGGTLSFLVRALGVGKNASDRRRAELESLVGEAIDAGIEAMRREAEVNGIDEMIVEVASERMLARRDWAAHVAEVDPDDPSTDVAQISRLRHVAIEAERVWLDRVRRTGRFDSSTVAVAQRIIDREEIGLQADEDEH; this is encoded by the coding sequence ATGCACGACGTGGCGACCGAGGTGACGCTCGTCGTCGTGGTGGGCATCCTGCTCATCGGCGCCGTGGCCACGATCGCCAACCGGATCGGCGTGGCAGCGCCGCTGCTCCTCGTGCTGCTCGGCGCCGTCATCGCGCTCGTGCCCGGCTCGCCCGAGATCGTCGTGCCGCCGGAGGTCTTCCTCACGATCATCCTGCCGCCGCTGCTCTACACCGCGGCCCTGCGGGTGCCCGCCGTCGACTTCCGCCGCAACCTGCGCGTGATCGGGTACCTCTCGGTCGTGCTCGTCGCCCTCAGCGCGCTCGCCGTGGCGCTCGTGCTGCAGTCCATCTGGCCGGTCATCGGCTTCGCCGCCGCGCTCGCGCTCGGCGCGGTCGTCGCCCCGCCGGATGCCGTCGCGGCCACCGCGCTCGGCAAGCGGCTCGGGCTGCCGCCGCGGGTCGTGACGATCCTCGAGGGCGAGGGGCTCCTCAACGACGCGACCGCGCTCGTGCTGCTCACGACCGCCGTCGCCGCGATCGAGCGGCCGGGCAGCTCCGAGGTCGAGGGCGCCGCGCTCGTCGGCGACTTCGCGCTCGCGGTCGTCGTGGCGCTGGCCGTCGGCCTCGTCGTCGGCTACGCGACGGTGCTCATACGCCAGCTCGCGGGCGACCGCGCCATCGACACCGCGATCTCGATCGCGACCCCCTTCGTCTCGTTCCTCGCCGCGGAGTCGCTGCGCGGCTCGGGCATCGTCGCCGTCGTGGTCACCGGGCTCGTGATCGGCAACCGCAGCCAGATCCGCATCCGCGCCACGCGCCGAGCGCAGGAGTCGGCCACCTGGAGCACCTTCTCGGTCATCGTCGAGAACGGCGTGTTCCTCACCATGGGGATGCAGCTGCCCGCCGTGATCACCGCCGTCGACGAGGGGGAGCGGCACCTCGCCGGCGTCGTCGCGGTCGGCCTGCTGCTGTGCGCGGTGCTGCTCGCCGTGCGGCTCGCGGCGCTCCCGCCGCTGCTCGCGTGGCTGCGCCACCACGCCGGCCGCGTGCAGCGCGGGCACGCCCGGCTCGCCGAGCGCCTCGACAGCGTCGACACGAGCACGAAGCGCGGCGCGAGGCTCCGGTACGCCCACATCGTGCGCGGGCACGACATCACGGCGCTGCGCGACCAGCGGCTCGGGTGGCGCGACACGCTCGCGATCGGCTGGGCCGGGATGCGCGGCGTCGTCACGGTCGCCGCGGTGCAGACGCTGCCGGCCGACACCCCGATGCGCGCCGAGCTCGTGCTCGCCGCCTTCGTCGTCGCCATCGTCACGCTCCTCGTGCAGGGCGGCACGCTCTCCTTCCTCGTGCGCGCACTGGGCGTCGGCAAGAACGCCTCCGACCGACGGCGCGCCGAGCTCGAGTCGCTCGTCGGCGAGGCGATCGACGCCGGCATCGAGGCGATGCGCCGGGAGGCCGAGGTCAACGGGATCGACGAGATGATCGTCGAGGTCGCGAGCGAGCGGATGCTCGCCCGGCGCGACTGGGCCGCCCACGTCGCCGAAGTGGACCCGGACGACCCGTCCACCGACGTCGCGCAGATCTCGCGCCTCCGCCACGTCGCCATCGAGGCGGAGCGCGTGTGGCTCGATCGCGTGCGCCGCACCGGGCGGTTCGACTCGAGCACCGTCGCGGTCGCGCAGCGCATCATCGACCGCGAGGAGATCGGCCTGCAGGCCGACGAGGACGAGCACTGA
- a CDS encoding histidine phosphatase family protein, translating to MEIALVRHGQTDFNRDGRLQGTSDIPLNETGIAQAHTAARLLADGPSTDARWDAVVSSPLVRAAVTADIIAAELGLEVCGRYPSLIERAYGEAEGLTKEEAVARFGSDWPGEEDFDDLQRRAVAAVDDVAARNPVDALVIVTHGTFIRAFADHVTGQETRTPDNAHSVRFSGVPGAWHVVDGLVLA from the coding sequence ATGGAGATCGCCCTCGTCCGACACGGCCAGACCGACTTCAACCGCGACGGCAGGCTGCAGGGCACGAGCGACATCCCGCTGAACGAGACCGGCATCGCGCAGGCGCACACCGCTGCTCGGCTGCTCGCCGACGGCCCGTCGACCGATGCGCGCTGGGACGCGGTGGTGTCATCGCCGCTCGTGCGGGCGGCCGTCACCGCCGACATCATCGCCGCCGAGCTCGGCCTCGAGGTCTGCGGTCGCTACCCGAGCCTCATCGAGCGCGCCTACGGCGAGGCCGAGGGGCTGACGAAGGAGGAGGCCGTCGCGCGCTTCGGCAGCGACTGGCCCGGCGAGGAGGACTTCGACGACCTGCAGCGCCGCGCCGTCGCCGCGGTCGACGACGTCGCCGCCCGCAACCCCGTCGACGCGCTCGTCATCGTCACGCACGGCACCTTCATCCGTGCGTTCGCCGACCACGTCACGGGCCAGGAGACGCGCACCCCCGACAACGCGCACTCCGTCCGCTTCTCGGGCGTCCCGGGCGCCTGGCACGTCGTCGACGGACTCGTGCTCGCGTGA
- a CDS encoding FAD-binding oxidoreductase codes for MSLDALRTALPAHVLVTDPVALDVARADKSGHRSVAPPLAIVEAEDASHVQAALRWATEHGVPVVPRAAGTGLAGGAIAGEGELVVSVDRMRRLLDVSIVDQSCRVEPGIRNAELNDMLATHGLWWPPDPASRAISSVGGNIATNAGGLLCAKYGVTREWVLALDVVLADGSRISTGHRTVKGVTGLDLTALMIGSEGTLGIVVGATLKLRPLPDGGVWTVGAFFDDEAVAAAACTAVTAARIRPAIMELVGRDAVSMLAAYTGQPMAGAFVLVQTDELGAAATSEVVAEILAAHGGRVERTDDAARSDVLVQVRRQVHFALESFGTVLVEDVSVPRSRMADMFRACDEAAERHGVRLATTAHAGDGNLHPTFVFDGTEPSEAIWACANEVFEAAIAMGGTLTGEHGVGILKRRWLVDELGERQLALQRAVKAAFDPAGILNPGKAI; via the coding sequence GTGAGCCTCGACGCCCTGCGGACAGCGCTGCCCGCCCACGTGCTCGTCACCGATCCCGTCGCGCTCGACGTCGCGCGCGCCGACAAGTCGGGCCATCGCTCCGTCGCGCCGCCGCTCGCGATCGTCGAGGCGGAGGACGCCTCGCACGTGCAGGCCGCGCTGCGCTGGGCGACCGAGCACGGCGTGCCCGTCGTGCCGCGTGCGGCGGGCACCGGGCTGGCCGGCGGTGCGATCGCCGGCGAGGGCGAGCTCGTCGTCTCGGTCGACCGGATGCGGCGGCTGCTCGACGTCTCGATCGTCGACCAGTCGTGCCGGGTCGAGCCCGGCATCCGCAACGCCGAGCTCAACGACATGCTCGCCACCCACGGCCTCTGGTGGCCGCCGGACCCCGCGAGCCGCGCCATCTCGTCGGTGGGCGGCAACATCGCCACGAACGCGGGCGGCCTGCTGTGCGCCAAGTACGGCGTGACGCGCGAGTGGGTGCTCGCGCTCGATGTCGTGCTCGCGGACGGCAGCCGGATCTCGACCGGTCACCGCACCGTGAAGGGCGTCACCGGACTCGACCTCACGGCGCTCATGATCGGCTCGGAGGGCACGCTCGGCATCGTCGTCGGCGCGACCCTGAAGCTGCGGCCGCTGCCCGACGGCGGCGTGTGGACGGTCGGCGCCTTCTTCGACGACGAGGCTGTCGCGGCCGCGGCGTGCACGGCGGTGACGGCAGCGCGCATCCGCCCGGCGATCATGGAGCTCGTCGGCCGCGACGCGGTCTCGATGCTCGCCGCCTACACCGGGCAGCCGATGGCGGGCGCGTTCGTGCTCGTGCAGACCGACGAGCTGGGCGCCGCCGCGACCTCAGAGGTCGTCGCGGAGATCCTGGCGGCGCACGGCGGCCGCGTCGAGCGCACGGACGACGCCGCTCGGTCGGATGTGCTGGTGCAGGTGCGCAGGCAGGTGCACTTCGCGCTCGAGTCGTTCGGCACCGTGCTCGTGGAGGACGTCTCGGTGCCGCGGTCGCGGATGGCCGACATGTTCCGGGCGTGCGACGAGGCCGCAGAGCGCCACGGGGTGCGGCTCGCGACCACCGCGCACGCCGGCGACGGCAACCTGCACCCGACCTTCGTCTTCGACGGCACCGAGCCCTCGGAGGCGATCTGGGCCTGCGCGAACGAGGTGTTCGAGGCGGCGATCGCGATGGGCGGCACGCTCACCGGCGAGCACGGCGTGGGCATCCTCAAGCGGCGATGGCTCGTCGACGAGCTCGGCGAGCGGCAGCTCGCGCTGCAGCGGGCCGTGAAGGCCGCCTTCGACCCCGCCGGCATCCTGAACCCCGGCAAGGCGATCTAG
- a CDS encoding methylated-DNA--[protein]-cysteine S-methyltransferase: protein MPEVGLLGGIPEAPIAALHARLVERAAERGLLDVAYRSLDTAVGSLLLAATPAGLVSVTFDGRDPAATLERLSTALSPRVLEAPARLDDAARRLEALIAGRARAFDGPLDLALARGFGRDVVERLREIPYGETRSYAQVAAAAGSPRAVRAVGTACRRNPLPIAIPCHRVVRSDGALGQYAGGVEAKRLLLDIEAAPGG, encoded by the coding sequence ATGCCTGAGGTCGGCCTGCTCGGCGGCATCCCCGAGGCGCCCATCGCCGCGCTGCACGCGCGGCTCGTCGAGCGCGCCGCCGAGCGGGGGCTGCTCGACGTGGCGTACCGCTCGCTCGACACGGCCGTCGGCTCGCTGCTGCTCGCGGCGACACCCGCGGGCCTGGTCTCGGTGACGTTCGACGGCCGCGATCCCGCGGCGACGCTCGAGCGGCTCTCGACCGCGCTCAGCCCGCGCGTGCTCGAGGCGCCCGCGCGGCTCGACGACGCCGCGCGCCGGCTCGAGGCGCTCATCGCCGGTCGTGCTCGCGCCTTCGACGGTCCGCTCGACCTGGCGCTCGCGCGCGGCTTCGGGCGCGACGTCGTCGAGCGGCTGCGCGAGATCCCGTACGGCGAGACGCGCAGCTACGCCCAGGTCGCCGCAGCGGCCGGCTCGCCACGCGCGGTGCGCGCGGTCGGCACCGCGTGCCGGCGCAACCCGCTGCCGATCGCGATCCCGTGCCATCGGGTCGTGCGCAGCGATGGAGCGCTCGGCCAGTACGCGGGCGGCGTCGAGGCGAAGCGGCTGCTGCTTGACATCGAGGCGGCGCCCGGGGGATAG
- a CDS encoding RNA polymerase sigma factor, with protein sequence MTRAPFESIVALHGARVWRVCRALLDEVDADDAWSETFLAALEAYPRLAADARVEGWLVTIAHRKAIDVLRRRARLVVGDVPDRPTASVARDLDLARALALLPARQREAVVLHHLGGLPFAEVAATLGSSADAARRASSDGVRRLRELLGGVDA encoded by the coding sequence GTGACCCGTGCGCCCTTCGAGTCGATCGTCGCGCTGCACGGCGCGAGGGTCTGGCGCGTGTGCCGGGCGCTGCTCGACGAGGTCGACGCCGACGACGCCTGGAGCGAGACGTTCCTCGCCGCGCTCGAGGCGTATCCGCGGCTCGCGGCCGACGCGCGCGTCGAGGGCTGGCTCGTGACGATCGCGCACCGGAAGGCGATCGACGTGCTGCGGCGGCGCGCGCGCCTCGTGGTGGGCGACGTGCCGGACAGGCCCACGGCCTCGGTGGCGCGCGACCTCGACCTCGCCCGAGCGCTCGCGCTGCTGCCGGCGCGGCAGCGCGAGGCCGTCGTGCTGCACCACCTCGGCGGGCTGCCGTTCGCCGAGGTCGCGGCGACGCTCGGATCGTCGGCGGATGCTGCGCGGCGCGCATCCTCCGACGGCGTGCGCCGGCTGCGCGAGCTGCTGGGAGGCGTCGATGCCTGA
- a CDS encoding methylated-DNA--[protein]-cysteine S-methyltransferase: MTHTIIDSPIGPLTLVRSERGITGLYMPDHRPAPDEASFGERDDAGFAAAAQQLGEYWAGERRAFDLDLDPTGSPFQLRVWEALRSIPYGETRSYGWIAASIGQPTAVRAVGLANSRNPISIVVPCHRVVGSTGSLTGYAGGVERKRFLLDHEAGSSLAAVGLDSVA; this comes from the coding sequence ATGACCCACACCATCATCGACAGCCCCATCGGCCCGCTCACGCTCGTGCGGAGCGAGCGCGGCATCACGGGCCTGTACATGCCCGACCATCGGCCCGCGCCCGACGAGGCATCGTTCGGCGAGCGCGACGACGCCGGCTTCGCCGCTGCGGCGCAGCAGCTCGGTGAGTACTGGGCGGGGGAGCGACGCGCGTTCGACCTCGACCTCGACCCCACGGGCAGCCCCTTCCAGCTGCGCGTGTGGGAGGCGCTGCGCTCCATCCCCTACGGCGAGACGCGCAGCTACGGCTGGATCGCGGCGTCGATCGGGCAGCCGACGGCGGTGCGGGCGGTCGGGCTCGCCAACAGCCGCAACCCGATCTCGATCGTGGTGCCCTGCCACCGGGTGGTCGGGTCGACGGGCTCGCTCACCGGCTACGCCGGCGGCGTCGAGCGCAAGCGCTTCCTGCTCGACCACGAGGCCGGATCGTCGCTCGCGGCGGTCGGGCTAGATTCGGTCGCGTGA
- a CDS encoding OsmC family peroxiredoxin: MAITSNASTTWTGGLGSGSGTTTLGTGSTFDLTWRARAEEGGASTPEEFIAAAHASCFAMAFSHTLEQAGHPPESLDTAAKVSFVAGTGITTSVLTVSGVVPGIDQDRFAELAEQAKAECPVSQALAGVDIQLGSVELRS, translated from the coding sequence ATGGCCATCACCTCGAACGCGAGCACGACCTGGACCGGCGGACTGGGCAGCGGCTCGGGCACGACCACGCTCGGCACCGGATCGACCTTCGACCTCACGTGGCGAGCCCGCGCCGAGGAGGGCGGCGCCTCGACGCCGGAGGAGTTCATCGCCGCGGCGCACGCATCGTGCTTCGCGATGGCCTTCTCGCACACGCTCGAGCAGGCCGGTCACCCGCCGGAGTCGCTCGACACCGCCGCGAAGGTCTCGTTCGTCGCCGGCACCGGCATCACGACGAGCGTCCTGACCGTCTCGGGCGTCGTGCCCGGCATCGATCAGGACCGGTTCGCGGAGCTCGCCGAGCAGGCGAAGGCCGAGTGCCCGGTGTCGCAGGCCCTCGCAGGCGTCGACATCCAGCTCGGTTCGGTAGAACTCCGTTCCTGA